A segment of the Peptoclostridium acidaminophilum DSM 3953 genome:
ACGCAACTATATTTTCCGTTATGTTCATCATTTCCTCGTAATCCGCATAAGCCTGATACAGCTCTATGGCAGTGTACTCCGGATTGTGCTTTATTGACATGCCCTCGTTCCTGAACATCCTGCCCATCTCGTAAACCTTGTCGAATCCGCCCACTATCAGCCTTTTAAGGTAGAGCTCATTTGCTATCCTCAGGTACATGTCTATATCAAGAGTGTTGTGGTGAGTGATGAAAGGTCTTGCAGATGCTCCGCCGGCTATTGTGTTTAGTATAGGCGTGTCCACTTCAAGAAAACCTCTCTCGTCAAGGAATTCCCTTACAGCTTTTACAGCCTTGCTTCTTGTAAGGAACTTCTCCTTGACCTCCGGATTCACAATAAGATCCACATACCTTTGCCTGTATCTAAGGTCAGGATCCTTGAGCCCATGGAATTTTTCAGGCAAAATCTGGAGTGATTTGGAGAGGAGCGTAACCTTTGAGGCTTTAACAGATATTTCTCCCTTTTGAGTTATAAAAACCTCGCCTTCCACGCCCACGATGTCGCCTATGTCGTATGTCTTGAATACATCGTATTCAGCTTCACCGAGTCCGTCCACCTTCACATATGACTGTATTCTGCCTTTACCGTCCTGCACGTCCATGAATGTAGTCTTTCCATGGCCCCTTTTGCTCATTATACGGCCTGCTATGCTTACCTGCTGTCCCTGCATGGAGTTGATATTCTCCTTAATGTCAGCAGAATATGCACTCACGTCATATTTTTCTATTTTAAAAGGGTCATTTCCAGCTTCCTGAAGCTTCTTTAGTTTGTCCCTTCTAATCTGCAGCATCTCGTTCAAATTCAATTCTTCTGACAACTATAGCACCTCCGTTTATCTTCTTATATCCAGTATTTTAAATCTCGCTGTTCCGTCAGGAACGTTCACTTCGATTTCGTCGCCTTTTTTCATTCCTATGAGCGCACTTCCAACCGGAGATTCGTTAGATATCTTGTTGTCATAAGGATCCGCTTCCGCAGAGCCCACTATAGTGTACTCCATCTCCTCATCGAAATCAAAATCCTTGACCTTAACTATAGACCCTACCGTAACAATGTCAGCTTCTATGTCTTCTTCCTTTATTATCTTGGCCTTCCTGAGCATATTCTCAAGCTTTAGTATCCTCTCCTCCACTTTCGCCTGCTCGTTTTTCGCCTCGTCATACTCGGCATTCTCGGATATGTCTCCAAAAGATATGGCTTCCTTTATTCTCTCGGCAACCTCTTTCCTCATCACCGTCTTAAGCATTTCAAGCTCGTCTTCTATCTTTTTATAGCCTTCCTTCGTAAGAAGTATTTCCTTTGAGTTTGGATCCATTTAAATTCCCCTCTCTCCTGATTTTAATCTAAAACAAAAAAACTGATAGAATCCAATAGGATTTTATCAATATGTCAATAATTATTGGAATTCAAATACAAAAGGGCCTTTACATACCCTTGCACATTATAATGTATTATAAATTAGTATTTTTTATGTGTCAAGCAGCACATTCAGTTCATCCATGTAGGAGAGCAGCCTGCCCTTGATTTCTTCGAATCTATACAGCGTATTTATTTCATTCTTAATCTTTGCAGAGCCCTTCATTCCCTTGAGGTACCATCCAATATGCTTTCTCATCTCCACCACCCCGGTATGCATTCCCTTTATCTGGACTGCAAGTTCAAGATGCCTGATTACTGTTTCAATTTTTTGAACCGGTGAAGGTTCCCTTACCTGCTCATTGTATTCCAAATATCTGTATACCTCGTTGAATATCCAGGGATTTCCCTGGGCACCTCTGCCTATCATAACAGCGTCGCAACCGGTCTTCTCAAGCATGCTTAGCGCATCCTGCGCGGATTTCACATCGCCGTTGCCTATTACCGGAATCGAAACCGCATCCTTTACAGCCTTTATTACCGACCAATCGGCGCTCCCTGAATAGTACTGCTCCTTTGTCCTTGCATGAACTGCTATGGCGCTTATTCCGCAATTCTGCGCAATCCTGGCCATTTCCACGGCATTTATGTTATGCTCATCCCAGCCGGATCTGATCTTCACTGTCACAGGCTTTCTCGACGCCTTTACCGCAGCTTCCATTATCCTGCCTGCAAGCTCCGGATTTTTCATAAGCGCACTGCCGTCACCGTTTTTTACTACCTTCGGAGCCGGGCAGCCCATGTTGATGTCTAGTATCTCGTTATCATGGTCATTGAGTATGCTTGCAGCCTCGGCAATGAACTCAGGCTCGTGCCCGAATATCTGGAGCGCCACCGGATGCTCCTGTTTTTCTATTTTTATCATGGATCTTGTCTTCTCGTCTTCATAGCACAGCGCCTTGGCATTTATCATCTCGGTATAGAGCAAATCACTGCCAAGCTCCTTGCATATGAGACGGAATGGCAAATCTGTCACGCCGGCCATTGGCGCCAGAAAAACATTGTGCCTAAGCTCCAGGCCTGCAATTTTCAAACCAGCTTTCAATATATCTCCTCCAACAATTTTGATACGCAAAGGAAGGACCTAATCGGCCTTGTTCCTGTTGTATATTATCTTCAGCCCCTCAAGAGTCAGGAATCTGTCCACAAAGTCAACGTTCCTTGCTTCCGACGCTATTAGCGTCGCAAGCCCTCCCGTAGCTATAACCTTGGCATCGCTGTCTCCAAGCTCCGCCCTTATCAGGTCCACAATCCTGTCGACAAGGCCCGCATAGCCGTATATTATGCCTGATTGCATGGCTCCGACAGTGTTTTTACTTATAGCATTTCCCGGCTTTACCAGCTCCACCCTTGGAAGCTTTGACGCCATCTGAAAAAGAGCCTCGCTTGATATTTGTATTCCCGGCGCTATACTGCCGCCAAGATATTCTCCATTTTTAGATATTGCGCAAAAGGTAGTAGCAGTGCCAAAGTCAACTATTACAAGCGGAGCGCCGTACTTTTGATATGCAGCTACCGCGTTTACTATCCTGTCCGCACCCACCTGCTTGGGGTTGTCGTATTTTATGTTCATGCCCGTCTTTACGCCTGGACCTATCACCATGGGCTTCTTGCCGCAGTATTTAACGGAGAAGTTCTCCAGCGAATGCATGACATTGGGAACTACGGAGGATATTATAACATCCTCAATCTGAGAAAAATCAAGTCCTTCATATGCGAAAAACTGGTGGATCAGCATTCCGTATTCGTCCGATGTCTTTTGCTTGTCCGTTTTCATTCTCCAGTAATTCATGAGCTTGTCGCCTTTGTATACTCCAAGCACCGTGTTTGTGTTGCCAACGTCACACACTAAAAGCATATATCATCTTCTCCCTGATGGTTTATTCTTTTCGAATTGCTTGCAGGTTTTATTTTAACAGTGTTTTTTTCCCATTTCAACAACCATGTCAAATATTTAATATAAAACAAGACTCATGAGGCTTTATCTATTCCTTACGGACACCTCTCCCGAAATAACTCTTTCGACGCTCCCATCCTCGTACTCTACAACAAGGTCGCCCTCACCGCTTATATCGAGCGCCTTTGCGGGAACCTTGCCGCTCCAGCTTATGACGTATATGTCTCTTCCTATGAGGCTCGACTTTTCCCTGCATATGCCTATGGCTTCTGATGCGTCACCTGTTTTTACGTAAGCAGAGTACATGCGCTCGAACTCCTCCAGGACCGCTATTATTATGTCCCTCCGCTCAAGCAAGTGACCCTCTCTTTTCAGTGAAGTCGCTATGTCCCGTAGCTCATCAGGGAATTCCATAGTGCTTACATTTATACCTATGCCCAGCACTATGTAGTCGATTCTCTCCATCTGTGCGCTCATCTCGGTGAGTATGCCGCACAGCTTCTTGCCCTCCAGGAGTATGTCATTTGGCCACTTTATCTTTGCATCGGCTCCAAACCTCTCAAGCGCCCTGGCTACCGACGCCCCTGCAATAAGTGTTATTACAGATGCCCTGTGCGGCGCTATATTCGGTTTTAGGACCAGACTCATCCATACGCCTTCTCCTTTTTGAGAACTCCAGGCTCTGTCCATCCTCCCTTTGCCCTTTGTCTGCTCATCTGCTAGTACAAGCGTGCCGTCGAGAGCTTTCGACGCTATTTTTTTTGCGTGGTCATTCGTGGAATCTATCGATTCCAAAAATACTATGTGCCTTCCTACAAACTCGGTATCCAGCCTTGATTCTATCTCTGACGGAATAAGCACATCGGCTTCAAGCGGCAGCATATAGCCTCTCCTGCTTGAAGACTCAATCGTGTACCCCTCGTCCCTGAGCGCCTTCATGTGCTTCCACACGGCAGCCCTCGATATCCCAAGTTCTTCAGATATGTGTTCGCCTGAAACGTAGCTGCCCTTGCTCTGCGCAAGAAACTCAAGTATCTTTTCTTTCAAGCTATCGCCTCCCGAATGTAGTAATTATAATACTGCTAATGTCCAAAGCTACAGCTTTTTAGCTATGGCCCCTTCCAAAAATCTGTCCATTTTTATTACAGCCATGCTTATCGTCCCTTCGCCTATTTTTTCCAGGTCGTCAAGCACCTCGACATTGAATTTGAACTTTATGCCCTTGGCCTCGACAAGTTCCGAATTCGCCACAACACTCATCCCTGCAGGAGTGGGCGCCATGTGCTTTATGTCAAATGAAATCCCAACAGTGCGCTCATCTTCTTCCAAAAGTGGCTCGAGAACCTTGGAGCTGGCCAGCTCCATAAGCAGTATCATCGAAGGGCTTGAAAGCACCTTTATTCCCTCATTCCCAAGGGCAGCTGCTGTGTCCTCAAAGCTTACAACCCTTTGAACACTCGCCTTCACGCCCGGTTTAACATCCTTCATTCATTATCCCCCGTCCATAAATCAATTTCCATATCAAAAAGCCGGGAAATCCCCGGCTTTTACTTGTTAGTTTTCTGAATCCATTGTCGTTGATGTTTGTATTGCCTCTTTTGCTTTTTCAACATGAGTCGCCTTTTTTTTGTCCTCTTTCTCTTGAACAACCAACTCGGCCAGCTCTGCTTTTTCAACCTTTATAATTTCAAGGTCTTCCTCTGTAACCACAAGTGTGCCCTCAAACGCCATCTTGAACTGTTCCGAATCCA
Coding sequences within it:
- the lysS gene encoding lysine--tRNA ligase gives rise to the protein MLQIRRDKLKKLQEAGNDPFKIEKYDVSAYSADIKENINSMQGQQVSIAGRIMSKRGHGKTTFMDVQDGKGRIQSYVKVDGLGEAEYDVFKTYDIGDIVGVEGEVFITQKGEISVKASKVTLLSKSLQILPEKFHGLKDPDLRYRQRYVDLIVNPEVKEKFLTRSKAVKAVREFLDERGFLEVDTPILNTIAGGASARPFITHHNTLDIDMYLRIANELYLKRLIVGGFDKVYEMGRMFRNEGMSIKHNPEYTAIELYQAYADYEEMMNITENIVAYMAQKSVGSTKITYQGKEIDLTPPWNRMSMKEAVKKYTGIDFDDIKTDEEAYEIADKKGLDLRAGLTKGHILSEIFEEFCEEHLVQPTFITHHPVEISPLAKRNPDDPTITNRFEAFVNTWEIANAFSELNDPIDQRGRFMDQLKQRELGDDEAQMLDEDFINAIEVGLPPTGGLGIGIDRVMMLLTDSSSIRDVILFPTMKPIISEDK
- the greA gene encoding transcription elongation factor GreA, which encodes MDPNSKEILLTKEGYKKIEDELEMLKTVMRKEVAERIKEAISFGDISENAEYDEAKNEQAKVEERILKLENMLRKAKIIKEEDIEADIVTVGSIVKVKDFDFDEEMEYTIVGSAEADPYDNKISNESPVGSALIGMKKGDEIEVNVPDGTARFKILDIRR
- the dusB gene encoding tRNA dihydrouridine synthase DusB translates to MKIAGLELRHNVFLAPMAGVTDLPFRLICKELGSDLLYTEMINAKALCYEDEKTRSMIKIEKQEHPVALQIFGHEPEFIAEAASILNDHDNEILDINMGCPAPKVVKNGDGSALMKNPELAGRIMEAAVKASRKPVTVKIRSGWDEHNINAVEMARIAQNCGISAIAVHARTKEQYYSGSADWSVIKAVKDAVSIPVIGNGDVKSAQDALSMLEKTGCDAVMIGRGAQGNPWIFNEVYRYLEYNEQVREPSPVQKIETVIRHLELAVQIKGMHTGVVEMRKHIGWYLKGMKGSAKIKNEINTLYRFEEIKGRLLSYMDELNVLLDT
- a CDS encoding type III pantothenate kinase, which translates into the protein MLLVCDVGNTNTVLGVYKGDKLMNYWRMKTDKQKTSDEYGMLIHQFFAYEGLDFSQIEDVIISSVVPNVMHSLENFSVKYCGKKPMVIGPGVKTGMNIKYDNPKQVGADRIVNAVAAYQKYGAPLVIVDFGTATTFCAISKNGEYLGGSIAPGIQISSEALFQMASKLPRVELVKPGNAISKNTVGAMQSGIIYGYAGLVDRIVDLIRAELGDSDAKVIATGGLATLIASEARNVDFVDRFLTLEGLKIIYNRNKAD
- a CDS encoding biotin--[acetyl-CoA-carboxylase] ligase, with amino-acid sequence MKEKILEFLAQSKGSYVSGEHISEELGISRAAVWKHMKALRDEGYTIESSSRRGYMLPLEADVLIPSEIESRLDTEFVGRHIVFLESIDSTNDHAKKIASKALDGTLVLADEQTKGKGRMDRAWSSQKGEGVWMSLVLKPNIAPHRASVITLIAGASVARALERFGADAKIKWPNDILLEGKKLCGILTEMSAQMERIDYIVLGIGINVSTMEFPDELRDIATSLKREGHLLERRDIIIAVLEEFERMYSAYVKTGDASEAIGICREKSSLIGRDIYVISWSGKVPAKALDISGEGDLVVEYEDGSVERVISGEVSVRNR
- a CDS encoding thioesterase family protein; its protein translation is MKDVKPGVKASVQRVVSFEDTAAALGNEGIKVLSSPSMILLMELASSKVLEPLLEEDERTVGISFDIKHMAPTPAGMSVVANSELVEAKGIKFKFNVEVLDDLEKIGEGTISMAVIKMDRFLEGAIAKKL